A segment of the Raphanus sativus cultivar WK10039 unplaced genomic scaffold, ASM80110v3 Scaffold1804, whole genome shotgun sequence genome:
ACTGGTGACAAGAGAGAGCATCTGAACTGTAAACAAAGGTGGCACAAAATCAATGAACTGACAAACAAATTCGTCGGGGCCTATGCAGCTGCAGAGAGACAACAAAGCAGTGGTCAGAGTGAGAGTGATGTGCTGAAGGTCGCTCATGATATCTACCACAAGGAAATGAACCTTAAGTTCAACCTTGAGCACGCATGGTGCATTCTAAGGTATGAACAGAAATGGCAAACACTCAACACTCCTCAAGGCAGTGGCAGTGCAAAGAAAAAATCATATCCAGAAGTTTCAAGCCCCAATGTTGAGGAAGAAGAGATGCGGCCTGAAGGTATCAAGGCTGCTAAAGCAAGAAGGACTAATGGTGGGAAAGGAAAGGCTGCTGTACAATATGACCGCATTTGGGAGATCAAGAAGGAGGATTTTGCAAATATTATGAGAGCATGTATAATACTTCATAATATGATTGTCGAAGATGAACGACGTACAGAGACTGAAGATGAGACGTTCCAAGGTCAAGATACTTCTTTTTGCGTCAAGATCCCTACTGAGCTTTTCACTCCAGGTGATCGTCGAGAAAGAATTAAGGCAAGTCCAGTCCATAAACAATTAAAACTTGATCTGATCGAACATATATGGAATCAATTTGGTGTTTAAATTTCtatgaattaaataaatgtatttttattcaaatttgtaATGTTTTCGagtttgtaattttcttttcaactttgtaatatttttttcctaagaCCACATTTTCATTAgttatctattttaattttatatgttttattataaacaaaattaattaactcaaaaaaaaaaatttaactaagaACCTCTAAACGTATCTACCAATAATGTGTTGTTTTAATCACGTATCTTAACTATGTCTCTTAACCTACACATAATAATAAACTATTCTAAGAAccttaatttttgttttagcaATAAGGATGCTCTTATGTTTTTAATGATATATTGGCAAGCTTTAAAGCAAAGCAACCTTGCTGTCCATAAAGAAAAAAAGCCAATGAACTCTGTTTTTTGAATCATATATTGCAAGCCTTTACAACGTAAAGTTTTAGATTTGCCATTTTAAATTTCGTTTGTTAAATATATTGGTGTATGACTATAATTGTCATCAGAGTTGTAAATTGTAACAATTAGCTTAAACGAAGAGTCACCATCAGGGGATAATTTTCTTAGGAAATTCAATGAATAATG
Coding sequences within it:
- the LOC108825505 gene encoding glutathione S-transferase T3-like, which translates into the protein MSLLHSQDDSVLHSSFPFESSPSTINIGTNEIPSFSTLQSDAPTPPEVRPKRRRVRQQWTPADDEVLISAWLNTSKDPIVGTDQRGLTFWQRVGEYYSSSPHARATGDKREHLNCKQRWHKINELTNKFVGAYAAAERQQSSGQSESDVLKVAHDIYHKEMNLKFNLEHAWCILRYEQKWQTLNTPQGSGSAKKKSYPEVSSPNVEEEEMRPEGIKAAKARRTNGGKGKAAVQYDRIWEIKKEDFANIMRACIILHNMIVEDERRTETEDETFQGQDTSFCVKIPTELFTPGDRRERIKASPVHKQLKLDLIEHIWNQFGV